A portion of the Deltaproteobacteria bacterium genome contains these proteins:
- a CDS encoding amidohydrolase gives MARAMSKTSPPPCCACATRRRVWPPKGWLGKRKSNMTASARTISYSVRRRSYTRCCRDTLLTRQRGYEITFTEPEIFGGSCLMKDGFRILDSDMHLREPADLWDKYLEPEWRDRGPKILSSTARSSAMVMLDGKILDGYKPAYRGGIYDATRIDQEIAEFRKDGFNAKTQLEAMDREGLDVASLYPSIGLGIMMRSEMDPKLGAAVARAYNNWLYDFCQEDPKRLKGVGMLSFHDPNEAVKEAQRCVGKLSFVGVFARPEPLHDLPWHSRYFDTVWSCLEELGVPMGFHSATSAGEVPQIGDRFGDNLLLRHVVSHPMENMMALADTIGGGVCDRHPKLKLAFLECYCGWVSFLLHRLDNAMSKGRFPTAGKLKPSEYFKRQCWISTEHEKELPMIIELIGDDRIVFSTDYPHGDSDFPEGVEEFLEQKISKESKKKILWDNCAALYNL, from the coding sequence ATGGCGCGGGCGATGTCAAAAACATCGCCGCCGCCTTGCTGCGCCTGCGCGACTAGGCGCAGGGTGTGGCCGCCAAAAGGATGGTTGGGAAAAAGAAAATCGAACATGACTGCCTCCGCGAGAACGATTTCTTATAGCGTGCGAAGAAGGTCTTATACAAGGTGTTGCCGGGACACTCTATTGACACGACAAAGGGGTTACGAAATAACTTTCACTGAGCCTGAAATTTTTGGAGGAAGTTGTTTAATGAAAGACGGTTTTAGGATTCTCGATTCTGACATGCATCTGCGCGAGCCGGCGGACTTATGGGATAAGTACTTGGAGCCCGAGTGGCGTGACCGAGGGCCGAAGATTTTGAGCTCCACCGCGCGCAGCTCGGCGATGGTGATGCTCGATGGCAAAATTCTCGATGGTTATAAGCCCGCATATCGCGGCGGTATTTATGACGCGACTCGAATCGATCAAGAGATTGCTGAGTTTCGTAAAGATGGTTTCAACGCCAAGACCCAGCTGGAGGCGATGGATCGTGAAGGCCTAGACGTCGCGTCGCTTTATCCCTCGATCGGTTTGGGCATCATGATGCGCAGCGAGATGGACCCGAAACTTGGCGCTGCGGTAGCGCGGGCTTACAACAATTGGCTTTATGATTTTTGCCAAGAAGACCCCAAACGTCTAAAAGGTGTCGGCATGCTTTCGTTCCACGATCCCAACGAAGCCGTAAAAGAGGCGCAGCGCTGCGTTGGCAAGTTGAGTTTTGTCGGTGTGTTTGCCCGGCCCGAGCCCCTGCATGATTTGCCGTGGCATTCGCGCTACTTCGATACGGTGTGGTCGTGTCTAGAAGAGTTGGGTGTGCCGATGGGATTTCACTCAGCGACCTCGGCCGGTGAGGTGCCGCAGATCGGCGACCGTTTTGGCGACAATCTATTGCTGCGCCATGTCGTCTCCCATCCGATGGAAAACATGATGGCCCTGGCGGACACGATCGGTGGTGGGGTTTGCGATCGTCATCCGAAACTGAAGCTCGCGTTTCTGGAATGCTACTGCGGCTGGGTGTCGTTCTTGCTGCACCGTTTGGACAATGCCATGTCGAAGGGCCGTTTCCCGACGGCCGGTAAGTTGAAGCCGAGCGAATATTTTAAGCGCCAGTGTTGGATTTCGACGGAACATGAAAAAGAGCTGCCGATGATCATCGAACTGATCGGCGACGATCGTATCGTGTTTTCGACCGACTATCCGCACGGCGATTCCGATTTCCCTGAGGGCGTCGAGGAGTTTTTGGAACAGAAAATTTCCAAAGAGAGCAAGAAGAAGATTCTTTGGGATAATTGCGCGGCGTTGTACAACCTGTAG